Proteins encoded within one genomic window of Methanolacinia paynteri:
- a CDS encoding helix-hairpin-helix domain-containing protein: MKEKPGERSALTDLMRIPGVGKSIAHDLMNIGYRSVDDLKGEDPEEMYSKLCVFQGGHVDRCVLYVFRCAVYFAENEIRDPELLKWWNWKD; this comes from the coding sequence ATGAAAGAAAAGCCTGGTGAAAGATCCGCACTGACGGATTTGATGAGAATACCCGGCGTCGGGAAGTCGATTGCACATGACCTGATGAATATTGGTTATCGCTCCGTAGACGATCTTAAAGGTGAAGATCCTGAAGAGATGTATTCGAAACTATGTGTATTTCAGGGCGGGCATGTTGACAGGTGTGTTCTTTACGTCTTCAGGTGCGCTGTATATTTTGCAGAGAATGAGATCCGCGACCCCGAACTGCTCAAATGGTGGAACTGGAAGGATTAA
- a CDS encoding DNA-3-methyladenine glycosylase family protein, which yields MKSVYHLEPDQPFNLDVTLSCGQVFRWEKNGDLWTGVSAGRVISIRQSGREIEYSGCDEEYLEYLFHLDFDLESAIGSFSTDEYIGEAVEWYRGLRVMRQDPWECLLSYLCAQNTGIPNIKRMLGNMAAMNGKKIVPGVQEAYAFPGADDLSRRCDADLKGCSTGYRSGYICRTSVMIADDPDWADRIRSLDYTGARKEIMKYPGVGRKVADCILLFGFQFYESFPVDVWIRRIMNDLYGTGNPAGPLSERDYDRIADFGREHFGNYAGYAQEYLFAGRQ from the coding sequence TTGAAATCCGTTTATCATCTTGAACCCGATCAGCCTTTCAATCTCGATGTGACACTTTCCTGCGGCCAGGTATTCAGGTGGGAGAAGAACGGGGACCTCTGGACCGGTGTGTCGGCCGGACGTGTGATAAGCATCAGGCAGTCGGGGCGTGAGATCGAATATTCCGGGTGCGATGAAGAGTATCTCGAATATCTGTTTCATCTTGATTTTGATCTTGAAAGTGCAATCGGATCGTTCTCTACTGACGAGTATATCGGTGAGGCCGTGGAATGGTATCGCGGACTTCGCGTGATGAGGCAGGATCCCTGGGAATGCCTTTTGTCTTATCTTTGTGCACAGAACACCGGAATTCCAAATATAAAGAGGATGCTTGGTAATATGGCCGCGATGAACGGTAAAAAGATAGTGCCGGGCGTTCAGGAGGCATATGCCTTCCCGGGGGCGGATGACCTCTCCCGCCGCTGTGACGCAGATCTCAAAGGATGCTCTACAGGATATCGGTCCGGCTATATATGCAGGACATCTGTAATGATCGCGGATGATCCGGATTGGGCTGATCGCATTCGCTCGCTCGATTATACCGGTGCAAGAAAGGAGATCATGAAGTATCCGGGAGTAGGGCGAAAGGTTGCCGACTGCATCCTACTTTTCGGTTTCCAGTTTTACGAGTCATTCCCTGTCGATGTCTGGATCAGGAGGATCATGAATGATCTCTACGGAACCGGTAATCCCGCAGGCCCTCTTTCGGAGAGGGATTATGATCGCATAGCGGATTTCGGCAGGGAGCATTTCGGAAATTATGCAGGCTATGCACAGGAGTATCTCTTTGCAGGCCGGCAGTAA